Within the Pirellulales bacterium genome, the region CAGCCCGTGCTTGACGTAATCGTCGAGCGCCGACGAGAAGAACCCGTACGCAGCGAGATGATGCCGGGTAATCGCCTCGGAATTCAAAGCGTCGATGACCAGCGGCACGATCGCGATCACGCGCGGATCTTCGACGGCGGTCAGCCACGTGGTCCAGCCGCGTTTCGACCCGCCGGCCACGACGAATCGTTCGAGCGCCAGCTTGCCGCCGGCTTCGCTGGCCGCGAATTCGGTCATCGCGTCGAGAGCACGGACCGCGCTTTTCACCATGGCCAGCCGCACGAGCCAGAGCTCGTCACGTGTGGCCATGTAACGCACGCGGCTATAAGCGATCAGGTCGTCTTCAAAGCGATGCGCGTCGGGCGTATCTCTGAAAGTCAGCGGCTGATTGGGCACCATGCCCAATTCGGCGACGACCGTTTGCGTGCCCACGGCCAGCGCCGCGACGCGCTCCGACGCCGCGGTGGGTGCGGGATCGTTGTTATTGCCGCCGCCGATGAACAAGAAGCCCACGCCCGGGCGAACTTTGGCCGGACAGACGATCGTCAGCCAGTGTTTCCAAACGGGCCGGTCGACCTCCGCCGTGCTGCGCCAGGTCTGCGAAGTCAACTCGAGCACGTGTGCCGTGTAGGCCTGACCGTGCAACTCGCCGGGATGGCTGTCGACGAGCTTCCAGCCATAAGCCGGATCGGGCTGGGCCAGATAACGGTCGAGCGCCGTCTCCTCGGCCCGGGCGCAAGGCATCCCCACCGCCCACGCCAGCAGCAACAGTCCGCCGCAGAATCCGCGCAACAGTGTCGGCCGCATCGTGAAGTCCTCTGCGAAGCGTCTCTCCCCCGGCAACAGCGACGAGCATAGCCCGGCTTGTCGATGAAGTCATCCGGCTGCTTCGGCTACGATACGAGAGCTTGGATACGACACGTTTGTGGCGCTCGACCCCGTCTCAAACCCTCAACAGGTTCTTCGATGAATTGCCGCTGGCTGTTGCTCCTCGCCCTGATCTGGCACCCCGGCGCCGCGCGCGGCGGCGACGAGCCGCGGCCCTTTGGCGCCGATTATCCACAGCTCGATTCGTTGGCCGTCGGCGATTGGTGGACCCGTAAGGCGAAAGGCCCCAACCCGCCCCCGCAACTGGATGTGCCACGCGCGGAGGTGATTGCCTTTGCGTTGTATACGCACGATGCCGGCGTGTTGAAGCTCACCGCGCAATTGTTCCCGTTGCGGCCAGGCGAACCGCGCGAGGCGCGGCTCGAGCTGCAGCGCGACGGCCAATGGGTCGAAGTTGCCCGCGCACCGGTGCTGTATCCCGGTTGGAGCGCGCATTTTCGCGTCACCGCCTCGGATGGGACGCAGGACGTGCCTTACCGCGTGCGCCATGGCGATCGGGCCGAATTCGCAGGACTCGTGCGGCGCGATCCGCGCGACAAGCCGGTGATCGCGATCGCCACGATGTCGTGCAATTCGAGCCGCACGACGGGCCTGCGTCCGGAGATCATCGACAATCTTCGCTACCAGGATCCCGACCTGTTGTTTTTCGCGGGCGACCAAACCTATCGGCACACCGAGCACACCGCCGGCTGGATCGAGTTCGGCCTGCAGTTCCGCGACGTCATTCGCGATCGGCCGACGATCACGATCCCCGACGACCACGACGTGGGGCACCCGAATCTCTGGGGCGCCGGCGGCAAGCGTTCGACCTTGGCGGGCAACGCCGACGGCGGCTACCAGTATCCCGTGGCCTACGTCAACATGGTCCAGCGCCAGCAGACCTGGCACTTGCCCGATGCGGTCGATCCTGCGCCGCTCGAACGCGGCATCGGCGTGTATTTCACGCGCTTGCGCTGCGGCGGCATCGATTGTGCCATCCTCGAAGACCGCAAGTTCAAATCCGCGCCCGTCGGCGCAG harbors:
- a CDS encoding PhoPQ-activated pathogenicity-related family protein, which codes for MRPTLLRGFCGGLLLLAWAVGMPCARAEETALDRYLAQPDPAYGWKLVDSHPGELHGQAYTAHVLELTSQTWRSTAEVDRPVWKHWLTIVCPAKVRPGVGFLFIGGGNNNDPAPTAASERVAALAVGTQTVVAELGMVPNQPLTFRDTPDAHRFEDDLIAYSRVRYMATRDELWLVRLAMVKSAVRALDAMTEFAASEAGGKLALERFVVAGGSKRGWTTWLTAVEDPRVIAIVPLVIDALNSEAITRHHLAAYGFFSSALDDYVKHGLFPGKLGTPEYRAVLAIEDPYQYRQRDRLRIPKLLINAAGDEFFLPDNSHLYYHEMPEEKHLRYVPNAKHSLAGSDARETLQAFYECVLHHKARPRFGWQRTAAGTLHVTADDPPREVKLWQATNPQARDFRLDVIGPAYLSTPVAAAAPGVFEVTVAAPATGYTAFFLELTFDVGASYPLKLTTDVCVVPDVLPFAEKAGLAPGGK